A segment of the Capnocytophaga sp. ARDL2 genome:
ATAAAGATTTGAGGGCATCATCTGAGGTGTGTCCTACACAATATATTAAATCTTTTTCTGTCCATTCTTCGCAAGTTTTACAAGCCTGTGTTATCATTTTGCTATCGGCTTGAACACTGGCTTTGGGATAAGAGCTCTTAAGAGCTAAATCAGAATTGGCACTTTGTGTCTTTTTTACCTCAATAGCATCGCCTACTTTTATCATTATATTGGGGCGATGATTCTGATTGCCTAACTACGAAAATACTTGGTTGTAGGCTTTCATTTTTTCTTGTTTGTTTTCTACAAGAAAAGCATTGGCAAAGGCATCTTTTACAAAGGTTTCTAATGCTTCTCCTACATTATTCATTCGGTTTCGTCCTGAATAATGAGCTTTTAATATCATAAATAGGATGCTGAATAATATTTGCAATTGCTTCTAATATATTTGTTGTCATCATAGTACCTTTTCTAAAACTTGTTGTTTAGGTTCGTTGGCTTTCAATTGTTTTTTGATACTTTCGGCTAAAAAATAGGCCAAATTTACAGGCACTGCATTTCCAATCATTTTGTATCCTGCTGCGATGTTTTGGTAATGAAAAATGAAATCATCTGGAAAAGTTTGGATTCTTGCACATTCTCTCACGCTTAATCTTCGGTATAAATGTTCTTTTCCTGGAACAAAAATTCGCACATTCTGCTCTATAAATTCCATTTTCGGAGCTTGTGGATGGATGGGTGCGTGACGACCTCCTGCCTGAATGGTAAAGGATTGTTCTTCCCAACTTCTTACGCGGTTTCTCGACATATAAATGGTAGAAAATCCGCCAGTCATATATTCGTGATTTGGAAAAAAACAATCCGAGCCGTTAGTTTTATTGGTTTCTTTGGCTGGTAAAACATTTTCTTGTAAATCGAAAATCGTATCTTGAAGCGTCTGTTTAGGAAAATTGGGCTTTTCAAACTGATAGGTAAAGCCTAAATCTTTGCGTATTCCCACAAAAATAACTCGTTTGCGGTCTTGGGGGACATTGTAATCACAGGCATTGACCATCTCAAAAGACAATTCATAGCCAATACCTGCTTTTCTAAACAATTCTTTGATGTTTTCCAAGGCTTCGGAATGCCGACCGAGTAGCATTCCGCTCACATTTTCGGCAAGGAAAAATTTAGGTTGTTTGGCTTCTAAAATTCGGATAAAATCAAAAAATAACTGTCCTCTTTTGTCTTCGATGCCTTTCATAGCTCCTGCCTCGCTCCAGCTTTGGCACGGTGGTCCTCCGATGATTCCATCACAATCTGGTACTTCTTCTGAGGGAATGTTTACAATACTTCGCTTATCCAGTTGAGTATTTGGATGATTTTTTTGGTAAGTTTCCCAAATTTCTTTATCGTATTCATTTGCCCAAATGACATCAAACCCTGCTTTTTCAAATCCAAGGTCTAATCCTCCAGCCCCTGCAAAAAATGATACTATATTCATTGTAATTTATTCGTTTTTTTGAATGTTGAAAGACAATTGATTCTTTCTTTAAAAAGTTTCGCAATTTACGACTTTTTACTTGATGTGTTTCTTTAATTGTTTACCATCGCTTTTTTAACAGATTTTAGGAATTGAAAAAAAAATCAGTGCAAAAAAGTCCTAGAGTTGCAATGCCCCCAAACAGATTTACAGCAGGCTTTCACAAGATAAGAATACTTTAGGGTTGGGAAATTTTGCGTTTTTCTAACTCCCTTAAAACCATTTTTTCTCTGAAAAACAAAAAAAAATCAGTGAGTTACAGAGAAGACAGATTAAGTTTTTGAATGTACCTTTGTGTGATAATAGGATTATTGAGTTCTATTTTTCTGTTTTTACTGATTTGTAGATATTCTATTTCTTTCTCGATGCCTACGAATTTTCGGTTTAATAAATTGGCAGCAATGCCTGTGGTAGAACTTCCCGTAAAAGGGTCAAGAATCCACGCATCAGGGTGGGTAGACGCTAAAATCAATCGCGTTAAAACTGATAGGGGCTTTTGCGTAGGGTGTTTGCCACACGATTTTTCCCAAGGGGCAATGGCAGGGAGTTTCCAAACATCTTTCATCTGTTTGTTGCCGTTGAGTTGTTTCATCAGTTCGTAATTGAAATAATGTGGAATTTTTTCGTGTTTTCTCGCCCAAATGATTTGCTCTGTAGAATGGGTAAAGTAGCGACACGAAAAGTTGGGTGGCGGATTGGTTTTTTCCCAAGTAATGATATTGAGGATTTTAAAGCCCAATTCGGTAAGGATTTGCCCCACCGAAAAAATATTGTGCATTGTTCCGCTAATCCAAATGGTGGCATCATCTTTCATTTTATCACGAACGAGCGAAAGCCATTGGCGATTAAAATTGTTGATAAATTGAAAGCCTTGTGATTTGTCCCAACGAGAATTTTAATCTTTACAAACTTCTATTTCTTTTGAAACAAAGTCATCGGAATCCAAAACGATTTTCTCTTTTTTATAAAGTTTCTCAATTTTTTGTACTGCCTCTTGTTCGTCTTTTGCCTCAATCGAAACAATTCTTGATAAGGTTTCTTTTACTTCTATTTTATAGGTTTTCATAATTTATTTTTTTGTATTTTCCTCTTCCTGTAAATTCTATAATTCCTTTGTCTCTTAAAATTTGTAATTGCTGACGAATTTTATCTTTAATAAAATGATTATTAGGATATTTTAGTTGTAATTTTTCTTCAAATTGATAAACTTCTTCAAGTGTAAAATTATCTTTTTTTATTGAATCTACACAAGTCATAATATCTAAAATCCAACCTTTTGAAGCCTTACTTTGTTGGCGTAGAAAAAGGGTTTTATTGAATGAATCTTTTACAATT
Coding sequences within it:
- a CDS encoding DNA cytosine methyltransferase, translating into MNIVSFFAGAGGLDLGFEKAGFDVIWANEYDKEIWETYQKNHPNTQLDKRSIVNIPSEEVPDCDGIIGGPPCQSWSEAGAMKGIEDKRGQLFFDFIRILEAKQPKFFLAENVSGMLLGRHSEALENIKELFRKAGIGYELSFEMVNACDYNVPQDRKRVIFVGIRKDLGFTYQFEKPNFPKQTLQDTIFDLQENVLPAKETNKTNGSDCFFPNHEYMTGGFSTIYMSRNRVRSWEEQSFTIQAGGRHAPIHPQAPKMEFIEQNVRIFVPGKEHLYRRLSVRECARIQTFPDDFIFHYQNIAAGYKMIGNAVPVNLAYFLAESIKKQLKANEPKQQVLEKVL
- a CDS encoding DpnD/PcfM family protein, giving the protein MKTYKIEVKETLSRIVSIEAKDEQEAVQKIEKLYKKEKIVLDSDDFVSKEIEVCKD